One Ricinus communis isolate WT05 ecotype wild-type chromosome 7, ASM1957865v1, whole genome shotgun sequence genomic region harbors:
- the LOC125370578 gene encoding ATP-dependent Clp protease proteolytic subunit, translating to MPIGVPKVPFRNPGEDDSIWIDVYNRLYRERLLFLGQDVDSEISNQLIGLMVYLSIESETKDLYLFINSPGGWVIPGIAIYDTMQFVRPDVQTVCMGLAASMASFILVGGKITKRLAFPHAWVMIHQPIAGFYEAQIGEFVLEAEELLKLREILTRIYAQRTGKPLWVVSEDMERDVFMSAAEAQAHGIVDLVAVA from the exons ATGCCTATTGGTGTTCCAAAAGTCCCTTTTCGAAATCCTGGGGAAGACGATTCCATTTGGATTGACGTATA CAACCGACTTTATCGAGAAAgattactttttttaggtcAAGATGTTGATAGCGAGATCTCGAATCAACTTATTGGTCTTATGGTATATCTCAGTATAGAGAGCGAGACTAaagatttgtatttgtttataAACTCTCCTGGGGGATGGGTAATACCCGGAATAGCTATTTATGATACTATGCAATTTGTGCGACCAGATGTACAAACAGTATGCATGGGATTAGCTGCTTCAATGGCATCTTTTATCCTAGTTGGAGGAAAAATTACCAAACGTTTAGCATTCCCTCATGCTTG GGTAATGATTCATCAACCTATTGCTGGTTTTTATGAGGCCCAAATAGGAGAATTTGTCCTGGAAGCAGAAGAACTACTGAAACTGCGCGAAATCCTCACAAGGATTTATGCACAAAGAACGGGAAAACCTTTATGGGTTGTATCCGAAGACATGGAAAGAGATGTTTTTATGTCAGCAGCAGAAGCCCAAGCTCATGGAATTGTTGATCTTGTAGCAGTTGCATAA